The Dyadobacter sandarakinus DNA window TGAAATGCTCAACAACAGCAACATCCGAACTACTGTAAAAGGTACCATGGACGAGCTGCTCCACGTAGCCGAGTAAATCCGTTTCTTCCAACAAAAAAATAGTCCCGGCGCAGTACACCGGGACTATAACCATATGACTTCGTTCCCGAAACCGACTGTCATTACACAGGAATTCAAGAACCTGCACAAGGTACGTGAATAGAACTAGTTTTACGTGTGCTACCCGCATTTTTTAGTAGGACTATTTTCGCGCAAAGCTGATTATCAGATCCAATCATTTCGGGAACAAAGGCCCAGCCTGTGCGGAACCTGTCGGCCTGTGCAATTCGGTGCGGATTCTTGTGAGTTCTACATAGTTTTGTTTAGTTTGCTAAGTAAATCAATAACATAATGCAATCTCTTATTCAGGTCTTCATAGTGGACGATGACATCGACGATCAGGAGATTTTCTCGCTCATTTTTGAAGGTGCTGATGACAGGGTTTCGTGTACATTCGCCAATAACGGCCTGCATGCGCTTGACAAACTGGCAAATGGAAGCGTGAACCCGCACCTGATATTTGTGGACATCAATATGCCTAAAATGAATGGCATTGAACTGCTTACCCGCCTGAAATCACAGCCTCACCTTCCCGATACGCCTGTTTACATGCTTTCCACCTCTGCGGAAAAAAACATTATAGAACAGTGCATAAGCCTGGGTGCTACGGGGTTTATACAAAAGCAAGCCAACATGGACGAGCTGAAAACGGCATTTATAAACATCATTCAAAATCTTGCCTCCTCTTTGTAAATGAATATGAATAACGGTACCTCGCTGGAATTTCTGGCCGGGGGTGGCGAAATGGGAGACCGCATCCGCAGCTTCGACTGGGAAGCTACGCCCCTGGGAATTCCGGAACACTGGCCGCAGAGCCTCCGGACCTGCGTACGGATTATGCTCAGTTCCAAACAGCCCATTTGGATCGGCTGGGGCAGTCAGCTGATCAAGCTCTATAATGATGCTTACATCGATATTGTGCGCGGCAAGCACCCGATTGCTTTGGGCCAGCCGGCATCGGTGGTCTGGAAGGACATATGGAGGGATATTGAGCCGCTGCTGACCAAAGCGATGACTACCGACGAGGGTACTTACGTGGAGTCGCAGCTCCTGATCATGGAGCGCAGCGGATTTCCGGAAGAAACGTATTATACCTTTTCATACACGCCGGTCCTGGACGAAGGCGGGCGGCCGGCAGGCATTATCTGCTACAACACGGCCGATACCGACCGCATTGTCAATGAGCGTCTGCTACGGACCATGCAGCAGCTGGATACGCTGGCGCAAAAGAAGAATGAAAAGGAAATATACGAGCAGGCCGTGTGGGCACTGGGCAGCAACCCACGTGACTTTCCGCTGGCCATCATTTACAAGATAGACAAAGAAGGTACGGAGGCCCGCATGGCTGCGGCATCCGGCATTATTGAAGACCATCCTGCCCTGCCCCCGGTGATCAACCTGCAAAACCCGGATACGGCGGCTGAGACCATGAGCAAGGCGGTGCTGGGAAACCGCATCGTGGAATCGACGGGCAACCACCGCTGGAAGGATCTGCCCAAAGGAGTATGGGACGTGCAGCCATGGCATTATGTGGACATTCCGATTAAATCAGGAAATAAAAAATACCCGCTTGCGGTGCTCACCGTAGGGCTAAACCCTTACCGGAAGTTTGATGATGCTTACCGGAACTTCATACAGCTGGTGGCCGACCAGATATCGCTGGGCGTGAACAATGCGCTGGCCTATGAGGAAGAGCGAAAGCGCGCGAAGATGCTGGAAGAGCTCGATAAGGCAAAGACCTTGTTTTTTACAAATGTCAGCCACGAGTTCCGCACGCCGCTTATGCTCATGCTCGGGCCGCTGGAAGAGCTCCTGA harbors:
- a CDS encoding response regulator, with protein sequence MQSLIQVFIVDDDIDDQEIFSLIFEGADDRVSCTFANNGLHALDKLANGSVNPHLIFVDINMPKMNGIELLTRLKSQPHLPDTPVYMLSTSAEKNIIEQCISLGATGFIQKQANMDELKTAFINIIQNLASSL